A window from Theropithecus gelada isolate Dixy chromosome 1, Tgel_1.0, whole genome shotgun sequence encodes these proteins:
- the KLF17 gene encoding Krueppel-like factor 17, translating to MYNRPQAEMEQEAGELSRWQVAHQAAQDNENSAPILNMSSSSGSSGVHASWNQGLPSIQHFPHSTEMLRSPLVSVEAPRQNMDEGGPQFSMPLPERGVSYCPQATLTPSQMIYCQRVSPPQQEMMIFSGPQLMPIGEPNIPRVARPFSGNLRMPPNGLPVSASTGIPMMSHVGNPPMPYPGLSTVPSEETLLGPTMPSTEAQAVLPSMAQMLPPQDAHDLGMPPAEPQSLLALGSQDSLVTQPHSQEDPFLPEQPRPAPQTAEKNSRPQERTGRGGSLEARPYRCNYENCGKAYTKRSHLVSHQRKHTGERPYSCNWESCPWSFFRSDELRRHTRVHTRYRPYKCDQCSREFMRSDHLKQHQKTHRPGPSDPQTNSREQDGPPAAGP from the exons GATAACGAGAACTCAGCGCCCATCTTGAACATGTCCTCATCTTCTGGAAGCTCTGGAGTGCACGCCTCTTGGAACCAAGGCCTACCAAGCATTCAGCACTTTCCTCACAGTACAGAGATGCTGAGGTCCCCCTTGGTGTCTGTTGAGGCGCCGAGGCAGAATATGGATGAAGGAGGGCCACAGTTCAGTATGCCACTGCCTGAGCGTGGTGTGAGCTACTGCCCCCAAGCGACTCTCACTCCTTCCCAGATGATTTACTGTCAGAGAGTGTCTCCCCCTCAGCAAGAGATGATGATTTTCAGTGGGCCCCAACTAATGCCCATAGGAGAGCCCAATATTCCAAGGGTGGCCAGGCCCTTCAGCGGGAATCTAAGGATGCCCCCCAATGGGCTGCCAGTCTCGGCTTCCACTGGAATCCCAATGATGTCCCACGTTGGGAACCCTCCAATGCCTTACCCTGGCCTCTCGACAGTGCCTTCTGAAGAAACATTGTTAGGCCCGACCATGCCTTCCACTGAGGCCCAGGCAGTGCTCCCATCCATGGCTCAGATGTTGCCCCCACAAGATGCCCATGACCTTGGGATGCCTCCAGCTGAGCCCCAGTCATTGCTGGCTTTAGGGTCTCAGGACTCTCTTGTAACTCAGCCGCACTCTCAAGAAGACCCATTTCTACCAGAGCAGCCCAGACCTGCTCCACAGACAGCAGAGAAGAACTCCAGGCCTCAGGAAAGGACTGGTAGAGGGGGCTCCTTGGAGGCAAGGCCTTACCGCTGCAACTACGAGAACTGTGGAAAAGCTTATACCAAACGCTCCCACCTGGTGAGCCACCAGCGCAAGCACACAG GTGAGAGGCCCTATTCTTGCAACTGGGAAAGTTGTCCGTGGTCTTTCTTCCGTTCTGATGAGCTGAGACGACATACACGGGTACACACTAGATATCGACCATATAAGTGTGATCAGTGCAGCCGGGAGTTCATGAGGTCTGACCATCTCAAGCAACACCAGAAAACTCATCGGCCAGGACCCTCAGACCCACAGACCAACAGTAGAGAGCAGGACGGTCCTCCTGCTGCTGGTCCTTAG